Proteins encoded together in one Shewanella oneidensis MR-1 window:
- a CDS encoding IS4-like element ISSod7 family transposase: protein MQLSEALARTHITRLTEFTCLADVLEPELIQSCLDSQGVATLRRRKLPMDAMIWAVIGMALFRGESVRSLINKLDIVLPQEIDYVARSAVTQARKRLGSEVVREVFSRSANTWHARAEHPHWCGLNLYGVDGVVWRTPDSVQNQAAFGRTANASGEAAYPQIRMVCLMELSSHLLVNSAFDSVVENEMNLASQLISSIPNHSLTLFDRGFYSLGLLHAWQQAQPNSHWLLPLKKGTQYEVVRTLGKHDQWVKLTTTPQARKKWPQLPDTLEARLLTKTVKGKSVAILTSLTDPMRYPSEDIVDLYAHRWEIELGYREMKQHLLESRFTLRSQLPELVFQELWGVLLAYNLIRYKMLLMAKSLPSVHPNQLSFRDAASHIIFKLTQLSSQTPGNVPRDVLDIERNARQFKLDGKRERAYPRILKMSKNKFPVRSKKNAVHS from the coding sequence ATGCAACTCTCAGAAGCACTTGCTCGCACTCATATTACCCGCCTAACCGAATTCACCTGCCTCGCTGATGTGTTAGAGCCTGAGTTAATTCAATCCTGTTTAGACTCACAAGGCGTTGCTACTCTCAGACGACGCAAATTGCCGATGGACGCGATGATTTGGGCCGTTATCGGAATGGCCTTGTTCCGAGGGGAGTCTGTTCGGTCACTCATCAACAAACTCGACATTGTTTTGCCGCAAGAGATTGATTATGTTGCCCGTAGTGCCGTGACTCAGGCGCGTAAACGATTAGGCAGTGAGGTCGTTCGAGAAGTGTTCAGCCGTAGCGCGAATACCTGGCACGCGAGAGCCGAACACCCTCATTGGTGTGGTCTGAACCTGTATGGCGTCGATGGTGTGGTGTGGCGGACACCCGATAGTGTTCAAAATCAAGCAGCCTTTGGACGAACCGCCAACGCTTCCGGCGAAGCGGCTTATCCGCAAATTCGCATGGTTTGCCTGATGGAGTTAAGCAGCCATTTGTTGGTCAACAGCGCCTTTGATTCGGTTGTCGAAAATGAAATGAACTTAGCCTCTCAGCTCATTTCTAGCATCCCCAATCACAGTCTAACCCTATTTGACCGAGGATTTTATTCGCTCGGCCTGCTGCACGCTTGGCAGCAAGCACAACCTAATAGCCACTGGTTGTTGCCATTGAAGAAAGGCACTCAATATGAGGTGGTTAGAACGCTGGGAAAACATGACCAGTGGGTGAAACTCACCACCACGCCTCAAGCAAGAAAGAAATGGCCGCAGCTCCCTGACACCCTTGAAGCGCGCTTACTGACTAAGACGGTGAAAGGTAAGTCAGTCGCCATATTGACCTCGTTAACAGACCCAATGCGTTACCCAAGTGAAGACATCGTCGACTTATATGCCCATCGTTGGGAAATCGAACTGGGCTACAGAGAGATGAAACAACATTTACTGGAGAGCCGTTTTACGCTCCGCAGCCAACTGCCTGAGCTGGTGTTCCAAGAGCTATGGGGGGTGCTACTGGCCTACAATCTCATTAGATACAAGATGTTACTGATGGCCAAAAGCTTACCATCGGTTCATCCCAATCAACTGAGTTTTCGTGATGCAGCGAGTCATATCATCTTCAAGTTGACACAGTTGTCATCACAAACGCCGGGAAATGTTCCCAGAGACGTATTGGATATAGAACGCAATGCACGACAATTTAAATTGGATGGTAAACGGGAAAGGGCTTATCCAAGGATCCTTAAAATGAGCAAAAATAAGTTTCCGGTTAGATCAAAGAAAAATGCCGTTCACTCTTAA
- a CDS encoding AraC family transcriptional regulator yields MRPVYHPLSSDQLPVADIFFNYEAFLPNTITPKHRHNWGQLQLISGGIMELHASGQRFLSPSQYAIWVPAGVEHESYTRRSIHYCSLNIVANRAQVFPDVTCLLAVTPIAQAIVNDLRQRQVRVAQTDADKRLVEVLIDQLILGQAQPQFLPSSTDKLLQPILQQLELEPASQKSLKSWASELHTTERTLARRCQNCLGMSFTELRQRHKFIYSLQLLREGLSIKEVALTLGYNQTSPYIVMFKKYAQYSPEQYRRQLA; encoded by the coding sequence ATGCGACCTGTTTATCATCCTCTTAGCTCAGATCAACTGCCAGTAGCTGATATTTTCTTTAACTATGAAGCCTTTCTGCCTAATACCATTACGCCAAAACATCGCCATAATTGGGGGCAATTACAGCTGATCAGTGGTGGTATTATGGAGTTGCATGCCTCGGGACAACGATTTTTGTCGCCATCCCAATATGCGATTTGGGTGCCAGCGGGCGTAGAGCATGAGAGTTACACCCGCCGCAGCATCCATTATTGCTCATTAAATATTGTCGCCAATCGTGCGCAGGTATTTCCTGACGTGACCTGCTTACTTGCGGTGACGCCAATAGCGCAGGCAATTGTGAATGATCTCCGCCAGCGACAGGTTCGGGTTGCACAGACTGATGCGGATAAACGTTTGGTTGAAGTGTTAATCGATCAGCTGATTTTAGGCCAAGCACAGCCCCAATTTTTACCATCAAGCACCGATAAACTGTTACAACCTATTTTGCAGCAACTTGAACTTGAGCCTGCCAGTCAAAAGAGCCTTAAAAGCTGGGCGAGTGAATTACATACCACAGAGCGCACGCTCGCTCGGCGTTGCCAAAACTGCCTTGGGATGAGTTTTACTGAATTGCGTCAGCGGCATAAGTTTATTTATTCGTTGCAATTACTGCGTGAAGGCTTATCGATAAAAGAGGTGGCGTTGACGCTGGGTTACAATCAAACATCACCTTATATAGTGATGTTTAAAAAGTATGCCCAATACTCACCCGAGCAGTATCGGCGACAATTGGCATAA
- a CDS encoding GreA/GreB family elongation factor: protein MFYSFFNNLFQSFILKTETYYLQNSFNASLRPTSLAAVIAKLDQLKSDDTVEKVTLGREVVLVNQQDQQEYRVELVYPPRHKPRAGRYSVISDLGVSLLGRSKGEYAEVNILGKPVLFMVKDIALSKK, encoded by the coding sequence ATGTTTTATTCTTTTTTTAATAATCTATTTCAGTCTTTTATATTAAAAACTGAAACCTATTACTTACAAAATAGTTTTAATGCCTCACTGCGTCCAACCTCGTTAGCCGCCGTGATTGCAAAACTGGATCAACTAAAAAGTGATGATACTGTAGAAAAAGTTACATTAGGGCGAGAAGTTGTACTGGTAAATCAACAGGATCAGCAGGAATACCGCGTTGAGTTGGTTTATCCGCCGAGACACAAGCCTAGGGCTGGGCGCTACTCTGTAATTTCCGATCTAGGAGTGAGTTTACTTGGGCGCTCTAAAGGTGAATATGCTGAGGTAAATATTTTAGGCAAGCCAGTGCTTTTTATGGTGAAGGATATTGCCCTTAGCAAAAAATAA